Genomic segment of Apium graveolens cultivar Ventura chromosome 7, ASM990537v1, whole genome shotgun sequence:
TCCATGACATATTACGAAAGTTGTTTAAAGCATTATCATCAAGTACCTGAGGGAATAAAATCTGACCAACAACATATGAAGCCAAAACCAGATTCATCAACCTGCACGCCACAGAACAATAGAGTACATCATATATTTGTaaaacttttaaaagaaaaattaatcagttatttcatttaattgtaaactttttttaaaaataaataatcagtTATTGTTTTAGTCTCACTCACTATATCCCTCTTTCCAAGGTTTAAGCCCTCAAAGTTCTTCAATATCAAAAATTGTGGCAAAGTAAATCTGTATAACAATGACAACAGTTTCTTTTATAACTAATTGAACATGATTTTGAAACATTAATAGAGTAAAATGAGCTGCATGAGACTATAACCTCAATCTAGAAGTTTATACTGGAATAGAAATTGCACCTGTTCTTGATATCAGCCTTTATTTGTCCCAACCTTAGGGTACAACTGCCTCCAGTTGAGCTACAACATATTCTCCTTCTAGAGCTACATAGTAAATTGTTATCAGTATGACTTATCAAGTGATGAGTTAGAGAAGCAAACAACAAGGAAAACTGTAATATTACATAAAGCTGGAAAAAGTGGATGCCAGGTCCTGTAGAAGCAACCTCTTCCACACTAGATGTGGCCCAGAAAGACAATGACAGCAAAAACAATGCCAATTCATGTCATAGAGTATCTTACAACATTAAATATTCCAGATGTGAAAAAAATATAGCAAACAGGTTATTGATGGATGAGCACACAGAGAGAGGTTCATGTGAAAGCTTACTACTTGACATTTCCCAAAGTATATAACTTATGATGCAAGCTACGATCCATTATTCGACGCGAGTATACTACCTATCATGTTATATGACTTATATCATGAGCATA
This window contains:
- the LOC141672221 gene encoding uncharacterized protein LOC141672221 isoform X1 — protein: MMMESYYALLYKSPLKQAFTDSRRRICCSSTGGSCTLRLGQIKADIKNRFTLPQFLILKNFEGLNLGKRDIVDESGFGFICCWSDFIPSGVDRFCRNMHQRFAFKLLRESMTR
- the LOC141672221 gene encoding uncharacterized protein LOC141672221 isoform X2, coding for MMMESYYALLYKSPLKQAFTDSRRRICCSSTGGSCTLRLGQIKADIKNRLMNLVLASYVVGQILFPQELIDFAEICIKGLLSNC